The segment TCTATAAAAGCTGATTCTTGTCTTTAATTTTATTGTGCTTCAACAAATGTTGGCCGGGAAAAAATTCCGGACAAAACCTCCATTTTTTCCAATCAACGTTCAACTTATTTCATTCATCTCGCTCATTTTAATTTCCTCTCTTGGTATTATTTTGTTGAAACCCATAAGTATCCAGATTTTCTCTTGCAAGTTGTAAGAAGCCTAAGCACTTCAGAATTAGTATATGCTTAAGGCTACATCATGAAGCCATTGCTCTACTTCTATATGAGTGTTGCCTTCCTTATCTGCCACACGAATATGGGAAAGAGTAATTGGATACAAACATATTTTCTTTAGCACCTCAGATCCTCTCAAGTGCAGACTCTGGTAACATTTCTAACAACCTGGGAGGCGTATGAACCTAAGGCCCTACCACTATAGAGTGGATTATTATACCATATTACGGGTCTATATCGCATGAGTTAAAAGAACCAGATCACGCCCGATTCATTGTTTAAAACTATGGTCATCTTGTTGTTTATTCTAGCAGTGTGGATAACCAATTACTGTTGTGTCAAACTATTGTTATGACATGAATTGTTGATATCAGTTATACTAGGGAGGATGCTCTGGAAGTGCCAATTAAGTCTTGAGCAATATCGTGATGAAAGTTAGGTATCCTCAggttaaacacataatcaaaatGGATATGTTCTAAGAACACCAGCCAGCTGACATTTAAAAGCAAATTATTCTATAAGGTAACCTGTAATAATACCTATGGCGGAACGGGAAGACGCATGATGCAAAAGACCATGACATTTTTTGCTAAAACCAATAACATGGAGTACACATGGATACCTCAGTCATGATTTACAAATTCTAGATAACAGGGTAGATGGGAGAAACATACCAATAGACCTAGACATAGCAAGAACGCCAAAAACACGATGCCCATTCCACTGTATAACCTTCCCTCCTGCAGCTTCAATTCTTGCATATTCATCTTCTCGGTTTGgctaataagaaaatataaaaaaatattggcacACAAAGATTAGTCAGTGACATCACACGTAATTAAAGTCATACTAGAACAACTGTTTCACTTACCTTGTGATCCACTGATAATGCCATGGGTTCTTTCCCACGGCACAGAACAGCCCTTGAATCACCACAGTTTGCTACTATAATGTGGGATGAACAAACAATGGCGACAACAGCCGTGGAGCCTACAGTTTCTGGGGCAACAGCCTCGCGATTTCCACCCCCTCCAATCTCCTCATCAACCTTGAGAAAACAGTTGGTAAATGCATTTTTCCATTGGTCCTGACAATTTTGTCTAATACTTTCATCATTGAGATTAGCCATAATGGTTTCCAACTCCTCAGCCAATACAGCATGAATTCGATCACGGCAGTAATTTGCCACCTGGAAAATGAAAATCCCAATTTTGTATCAAATATATACGTACTGTAGTATCAGTGAGGAGGCATTCAAACCTATGAGCTTGTAACAGTGTAAGCAAAAAGAGGAAGATACCTGAGAGCCACCATGGCCATCATAAACTCCAAAGAAATGAGCTGTCAAATGACTTAAATACCTAGTCATTCCATCAGGCAAACGATTGCCAACTAGCATCTGTACAGGAATTCTCAAGAACCTAGGAACAGTTGCAAGCGCATCTTCCATTTCTGGTCTCCTTCCACACACAGATGTAAATCCCCAAAGGGGTATATAATCCACTTCAAAAATACTACGGCCAACTGCTGCATTTAACCCTTTATCTAAAGGTAGCTGAACAACAACTTCAGCTGATTTAGAGCTGGAGCCATCCGTAATCTGCTCATCAAGTTTTTCCCCAATTGCCAGAGGCTTGCTCTCTGTCTCCTGAGCACCTGACTCTACCAGATCTCCAGCCTTAGCTATAAGTTTGACATTGCAAATGTTTTTCTCAGCATCTACCAAATTCTGTCCGTCTACCTCAGATGCTAGCTCGAAACTTATAAAATCATCAGCACATAAACTACTGGAATCACTCACCACAGACAGGGAACATGaactatcaagaatttgatcaCCATCTAGTGACAAGATCTCATCATCCTCACTTTCCCTGACAACATCAATCCAGTTCCTTTCATTTTCAGATATCATACCAGTTTCTTCAGGTACAGTAACAGTGAGCTGTTTCTTCTGTGAATCAACAGAAATGCAATCATCATAAACAGAAGATTCTGGATACAAAGTTGGAGCATGGTCAGCCATTGACTTTAAGCTAGTGACATCCATTTGACTTTGGTTGTGAGAGATGAAATTACCTACTCTAAATGGCAAAGCAACCGCCAAACACATGTCGTCCATCGAAATCACTATCTTGTAACAACATTACACAACCTGTCATTGTCAAACTAATAATAATCTTCTAATGAGCTTCAACACGCCATTTTCCATGCCTAGAAAGATCTAACACACTACCTGATTCACAATTTTGTAGTCAGATCTGGTAAGAAAAAACACCTTTTTGGTTGGAAAAATCACCTAAAACACACAAAAGGTAA is part of the Solanum pennellii chromosome 8, SPENNV200 genome and harbors:
- the LOC107028338 gene encoding probable protein phosphatase 2C 6 is translated as MDDMCLAVALPFRVGNFISHNQSQMDVTSLKSMADHAPTLYPESSVYDDCISVDSQKKQLTVTVPEETGMISENERNWIDVVRESEDDEILSLDGDQILDSSCSLSVVSDSSSLCADDFISFELASEVDGQNLVDAEKNICNVKLIAKAGDLVESGAQETESKPLAIGEKLDEQITDGSSSKSAEVVVQLPLDKGLNAAVGRSIFEVDYIPLWGFTSVCGRRPEMEDALATVPRFLRIPVQMLVGNRLPDGMTRYLSHLTAHFFGVYDGHGGSQVANYCRDRIHAVLAEELETIMANLNDESIRQNCQDQWKNAFTNCFLKVDEEIGGGGNREAVAPETVGSTAVVAIVCSSHIIVANCGDSRAVLCRGKEPMALSVDHKPNREDEYARIEAAGGKVIQWNGHRVFGVLAMSRSIGDRYLKPWIIPDPEVMFIPRTKDDECLILASDGLWDVMTNEEVCDLARKRILLWHKKNGVTLPSERGQGIDPAAQAAAECLSNRALQKGSKDNITVIVVDLKAQRKFKSKT